One window of the Manihot esculenta cultivar AM560-2 chromosome 14, M.esculenta_v8, whole genome shotgun sequence genome contains the following:
- the LOC110600559 gene encoding gibberellin 20-oxidase-like protein has protein sequence MPESQQGCIQLPVFDISQPLSPSSLSSLSLACKEWGFFHIINHGVSKNLYKKLHSLSDNLFSLPYESKIKVGPSSSLKSYTPHFIASPFFESLRVSGPDFHASARSSAELLFDHPNPEFSDTLQEYGNKMSELSKTIVKAVLTSLGEDFETKFYESDFKKCNGYLRIIKYTAPAESLEEEKEVEGLGMHTDMSCVTIVCQDEIGGLQVRSKEGKWMDISPCEDTLVVNVGDLMHAWSDGKLRSSEHRVVLKRYANRFSLAFFWCFEDEKVIFAPNEVVGEGNFRKYKPFVCRDYLKFRESSEKGRFDKVGFTVKDFAGNG, from the exons ATGCCTGAATCCCAGCAGGGTTGCATACAACTTCCTGTGTTCGACATTTCTCAGCCTTTAAGCCCATCAtctctctcctctctctctTTAGCTTGCAAAGAATGGGGTTTCTTCCATATAATCAACCATGGTGTTTCCAAAAATCTTTACAAGAAACTCCATTCTCTCTCGGATAATCTCTTCAGCCTCCCTTATGAGTCCAAGATCAAAGTTGGCCCGTCGTCCTCTCTCAAATCTTACACCCCTCATTTCATTGCATCTCCTTTCTTTGAAAGTCTTAGAGTTTCTGGACCTGACTTCCATGCTTCTGCACGAAGTTCTGCAGAACTTCTCTTCGACCATCCAAACCCAGAATTCAG TGACACACTGCAAGAATATGGGAACAAGATGTCTGAACTATCTAAAACAATAGTTAAGGCAGTGCTGACGAGCTTGGGAGAAGATTTTGAGACGAAATTTTACGAATCTGATTTTAAAAAGTGCAATGGATACctgagaataataaaatatacagCACCTGCAGAGAGcttagaagaagaaaaagaagttgAAGGGCTTGGAATGCACACTGATATGAGCTGCGTGACAATTGTGTGTCAGGACGAGATTGGAGGGCTTCAGGTGAGATCAAAGGAAGGGAAATGGATGGACATAAGCCCATGTGAAGATACTCTGGTAGTGAACGTTGGAGATTTAATGCATGCATGGAGCGATGGCAAGTTGAGGTCATCTGAACACAGAGTTGTTCTGAAGAGATATGCTAATCGATTTTCTTTGGCTTTCTTTTGGTGCTTTGAAGATGAGAAAGTTATTTTTGCACCCAATGAAGTGGTTGGAGAAGGAAATTTCAGGAAGTACAAGCCGTTTGTTTGCAgggattatttgaaattcagaGAAAGTAGCGAGAAAGGTAGGTTTGATAAGGTTGGGTTCACTGTCAAAGATTTTGCAGGAAATGGGTGA
- the LOC110599789 gene encoding PLAT domain-containing protein 3 — MKKSLYTPILLVAQALFSAAAGDYYYGDECVYTLYVKTASIIKAGTDSKISLSLGDPQGRFVWVKDLQSWGLMGPSYDYYELCNLDIFSGTGPCIGTPICRLNLSSDGSGSYHGWYCDYVEVTFTGPHKECSQTIFYVDQWLATDAPPFKLTAQLDGCSLWDESANKKQRFVVGNQRRNAAA; from the exons ATGAAGAAGAGTCTCTACACTCCAATACTTTTGGTCGCTCAGGCGCTCTTCTCTGCTGCTGCTGGAGACTATTATTAT GGTGATGAGTGCGTTTACACCCTCTACGTCAAGACCGCATCCATCATCAAGGCTGGAACCGATTCCAAGATCAGCTTGTCCCTCGGTGATCCACAAGGCCGCTTTGTTTGGGTCAAAGACCTCCAGTCCTGGGGCCTAATGGGCCCCTCCTACGACTACTACGAGCTCTGTAACCTCGACATCTTCAGCGGCACTGGCCCCTGCATTGGCACACCCATTTGTCGGCTCAACTTGTCGTCCGATGGCTCTGGTTCGTACCATGGTTGGTACTGTGATTACGTTGAGGTCACTTTCACTGGACCACACAAGGAGTGCAGCCAGACCATCTTCTACGTTGATCAGTGGCTGGCTACCGATGCTCCACCTTTCAAGTTAACGGCTCAGCTTGATGGGTGTAGTTTGTGGGATGAATCAGCCAACAAGAAGCAGAGGTTTGTCGTTGGGAATCAAAGAAGAAACGCAGCAGCTTGA